In Aequorivita sp. H23M31, a single window of DNA contains:
- a CDS encoding ATP-binding protein has translation MIDFIENNNSKHVALGTQNVPGLVLKRIQLLAQRRIAWLREIWTGISEKSNGEFNSHTEVDGYLHTQDIPTLEKEWYDQDPEMQKVSFLLNKTEEILHRNKESRIHVLAELFSLNQLETDILHLCLAHSIDPNLSRVFAYLQDNSARNYITDSLIAKLFGYGNWILLPASSPIKKWRLITETTSSAGEPTRIQLDPYIKNWLLGLYGIDDALIEFTSLQAVKKPLSQWPIKDVVDKFKRMTANRPDNKLRIFIEGPDGSGRKSFASIIGKEFGMEVLAINADRVSENRWPMVYMLAQRQALLSNKAICWYGETMPEKYWPDNISSFHLQFVIGESDESLIANNHYLDLRIALPAVSFNERIALWNKYVPHSVEWPKEEREQMVLRHETTVGQIVWIGKKMTPTIDDAYEALRLDSGRRLGNLAQQMSSNFTFTDLVLSDYTRKGIEDFIFEATDRIQFWEQPNAKRLFPYGRGLIGLFTGSPGTGKTMAAQVIASALKQELYRIDLSTVISKYIGESSKNIERILSRAKNMNVILLFDEADTLFGKRTDIKDSHDRYANSDTNYLLQAIESYPGIVILTSNKESNIDTGFTRRLRFVLEFPKPEASQRLLIWKKILGELTDKDTLKKLENELVKLSTLIDITGAQIKQSILSALYKSRKEKCDLNISHILAGLEREMAKEGRGLGKQVQQSFREVV, from the coding sequence TTGATCGATTTTATAGAAAATAATAATTCAAAGCATGTTGCCCTTGGCACACAGAATGTTCCCGGACTTGTATTGAAGAGAATACAATTACTTGCCCAAAGACGTATTGCCTGGTTACGTGAAATATGGACTGGGATTAGCGAAAAAAGCAATGGGGAATTCAATTCACATACCGAAGTGGATGGATATTTACATACCCAGGATATTCCAACCTTGGAAAAAGAGTGGTATGACCAAGATCCCGAGATGCAAAAAGTTTCCTTTTTATTAAATAAAACCGAGGAAATTCTGCATCGAAATAAGGAGTCCCGAATACATGTTTTGGCAGAACTTTTCAGCCTAAACCAACTGGAAACCGACATTCTGCATTTATGTTTGGCCCACTCCATAGATCCAAACCTGAGCAGGGTTTTTGCCTATTTGCAGGATAATTCGGCAAGGAATTACATAACCGATTCCCTTATAGCGAAATTGTTTGGCTACGGAAACTGGATCCTTCTGCCCGCCTCCTCTCCCATAAAGAAATGGAGATTGATAACCGAAACAACTTCATCCGCAGGAGAACCCACGAGAATTCAGTTGGATCCATATATCAAAAATTGGTTACTTGGGTTATATGGAATTGATGATGCCTTGATAGAATTTACCAGCCTTCAAGCTGTAAAAAAACCACTTTCCCAATGGCCTATTAAAGACGTGGTGGATAAATTTAAAAGAATGACGGCGAATCGGCCAGATAATAAATTGCGCATTTTCATTGAAGGACCCGATGGTTCGGGACGTAAAAGTTTTGCATCCATAATCGGTAAAGAGTTTGGAATGGAGGTACTTGCGATAAATGCAGACCGCGTATCAGAAAATCGTTGGCCAATGGTTTATATGCTGGCGCAACGTCAGGCCCTTCTTTCCAACAAAGCTATTTGTTGGTATGGCGAAACGATGCCTGAAAAATATTGGCCGGACAACATTTCATCATTTCATCTGCAGTTTGTAATTGGAGAATCTGATGAATCGCTTATAGCGAACAATCATTATTTAGACCTTCGGATTGCGCTTCCCGCCGTATCCTTTAACGAAAGGATTGCATTATGGAACAAATACGTTCCACATTCAGTTGAATGGCCCAAGGAAGAAAGGGAACAAATGGTTTTAAGGCATGAAACCACCGTGGGACAAATCGTGTGGATAGGGAAAAAAATGACCCCAACAATTGATGACGCGTATGAAGCTTTACGTTTGGATTCAGGTCGCAGATTGGGAAACCTCGCCCAACAAATGTCCAGTAATTTCACATTTACTGACCTTGTGCTTTCTGATTATACCAGAAAAGGAATTGAGGATTTTATTTTTGAAGCCACGGATAGAATTCAATTTTGGGAACAGCCTAATGCCAAAAGACTATTTCCCTACGGAAGAGGTCTGATAGGATTGTTTACCGGAAGTCCGGGCACCGGAAAGACAATGGCGGCCCAAGTAATTGCATCCGCTTTAAAACAGGAACTTTACCGCATTGATCTTTCAACTGTAATCAGCAAATATATTGGCGAAAGCTCAAAGAATATCGAACGCATTCTTTCAAGGGCAAAAAACATGAACGTGATACTGCTTTTTGATGAGGCCGACACTCTTTTTGGGAAAAGAACGGACATTAAGGATTCGCACGACCGTTATGCTAATTCCGACACCAATTATTTGCTGCAGGCAATCGAGTCCTATCCAGGAATTGTAATCCTAACAAGCAATAAAGAATCAAATATCGACACTGGCTTTACCAGGCGGTTAAGATTTGTACTCGAATTTCCGAAACCCGAGGCTTCACAGCGTTTGCTCATTTGGAAAAAGATCCTTGGGGAACTCACGGACAAGGATACACTAAAAAAACTTGAGAATGAATTGGTCAAACTTTCCACATTAATAGATATTACAGGAGCACAGATAAAACAGTCAATTTTGTCCGCCTTGTATAAATCAAGAAAAGAAAAATGCGACCTCAATATTTCCCATATCCTTGCCGGTCTGGAAAGAGAGATGGCAAAAGAAGGCAGGGGATTGGGCAAACAGGTGCAGCAAAGTTTTAGAGAGGTTGTATGA
- a CDS encoding eCIS core domain-containing protein has translation MYSLSHKNNPASKPFTPKSKFLVQPKLTINTPGDVYEQEADAMADRVMRMSANETMRQPEPTTGLIGKSLQRKCSKCEEEEKKKPIMRKAENGAIGIPVSSSFASSLNASKGGGSPLPSDTRNFMEHAFSVDFSQVRVHTNNQASELSKEINAKAFTTGNNIYFNDAQYNPQTVEGKHLLIHELTHVVQQNPELTSTKIQKKSSNIIQRVITGSGIKLGCSTMGRGSRTCIGSCRAGDNTIGTCYWNVYKRGCACRSNKGAEPGPSERTVPFWVYLYGGALTLALIACFASGVCEAAAIVGAAGAAAAAGIILLLKKSGITVTDGDNIA, from the coding sequence ATGTATTCGCTTTCACATAAAAACAACCCAGCATCAAAACCCTTTACGCCAAAAAGCAAATTTCTTGTACAGCCAAAACTCACCATTAATACACCAGGTGACGTTTACGAGCAAGAGGCCGATGCCATGGCAGACAGAGTGATGCGGATGTCAGCCAATGAAACCATGCGCCAACCTGAGCCCACCACGGGGCTGATTGGCAAATCCCTCCAACGAAAATGCTCAAAATGCGAAGAGGAGGAAAAAAAGAAACCCATTATGCGCAAAGCTGAAAATGGTGCTATAGGCATACCTGTTTCATCGTCGTTTGCTTCTTCCCTGAATGCTTCCAAAGGCGGTGGCTCTCCTTTGCCCAGCGACACAAGGAATTTTATGGAACATGCGTTTAGCGTGGATTTTTCCCAAGTGCGTGTTCATACCAATAATCAAGCTTCTGAATTGAGCAAGGAAATTAATGCAAAAGCGTTTACAACCGGAAATAATATATATTTCAATGATGCCCAATATAACCCACAAACTGTTGAGGGGAAACATTTACTTATCCATGAGCTGACACACGTTGTCCAACAAAATCCTGAATTAACTTCAACCAAGATTCAAAAAAAATCTTCCAATATTATACAGAGAGTAATTACGGGAAGTGGAATCAAATTAGGATGTTCCACCATGGGCAGAGGATCTCGAACTTGTATTGGTAGCTGTAGAGCTGGTGATAATACTATAGGCACATGCTATTGGAATGTTTATAAAAGAGGTTGTGCTTGCCGATCGAATAAAGGAGCAGAGCCGGGACCAAGTGAAAGAACTGTGCCCTTTTGGGTTTATCTCTACGGAGGCGCTCTTACCTTAGCACTCATTGCATGTTTTGCCAGTGGTGTTTGTGAAGCCGCTGCGATCGTTGGGGCTGCTGGAGCGGCCGCCGCTGCTGGAATTATTTTGCTTCTCAAAAAGTCAGGCATCACAGTAACTGACGGTGATAACATCGCTTAA
- a CDS encoding eCIS core domain-containing protein produces the protein MVQPKLEVNSPGDIYEKEADAMADRVMRMPAIDTTHQPQPITGLIGRSVQRKCSKCEEEERKKPIMRKAENGSADIAVSSSFASSLNASKGGGSPLPSETRNFMENAFSTDFSGVRIHADQQAGVMNNDIKARAFTYGNDIYFGNGQLSPHTTQGKRLIAHELTHTLQQTTRIARKFIQRTPSADELIEFNQQVAVIRSHSAYAALPTATRRLINQIIAIARTRDNWQYYLTNLSLLLSTPDAPPVPVVPSDSSSTSNPRSTREMNETEVNDSLSSERSRLFYPEGSLAVNSEENQTTSPPRVWKLHRGTGGKYYRVDARDAGNIFVKIKVKLSGRNAQDIANVQEMEDGIEKKSTTFGYIVNLEFVNTGGNDVFNVGVDLSKWTTSGNWASGVNALAHEMHHLMGLDDRYNYIDAHAANADMDMTDRVYWFRQQMNRSGAINDADSIMNDHDAGNMQADDIAGVAHISEASVVTGQQVRNDLITNIRRKAAIRVSIAYLRINGTNPHFDRFRQLQYVRGLIAPDIVNLEQIAEILSRMLSIIMGGTINVGPEIDSCTSWAAYVIGNRVPIHLCSRFFALSEEQQIRTLIHESAHAVGIGQRIGESYFPYYDCTPSTDDNWSVADAWARYINCNSGQTPDRGEQVTGSLHSAH, from the coding sequence TTGGTACAACCAAAACTGGAGGTAAATAGTCCTGGTGATATCTATGAAAAGGAAGCTGATGCCATGGCAGATAGGGTGATGCGAATGCCCGCCATCGATACTACTCATCAGCCCCAACCCATAACAGGTCTTATTGGTAGATCTGTTCAGCGGAAATGTTCAAAATGCGAGGAGGAAGAAAGGAAGAAACCCATTATGCGTAAAGCTGAAAACGGTTCTGCGGATATAGCTGTTTCATCTTCGTTTGCTTCTTCTTTGAATGCGTCAAAAGGTGGTGGTTCGCCACTACCCAGCGAGACAAGGAATTTTATGGAAAATGCTTTTAGTACTGATTTTTCCGGTGTTCGGATACATGCTGATCAACAGGCTGGCGTAATGAATAATGACATTAAAGCTAGAGCATTTACTTATGGGAATGATATTTATTTCGGCAATGGCCAATTATCACCACATACTACACAAGGGAAAAGGTTAATTGCACATGAGTTGACCCATACATTGCAACAAACCACCAGAATTGCAAGAAAGTTTATACAAAGAACACCCAGTGCTGATGAATTGATAGAATTCAACCAGCAAGTTGCGGTCATTAGGTCGCATAGCGCTTATGCTGCTCTGCCAACTGCAACAAGACGCCTGATAAATCAAATTATTGCCATTGCAAGAACTCGTGATAATTGGCAATACTATCTAACTAATTTGTCGTTATTATTGAGCACACCCGACGCCCCACCTGTACCTGTGGTCCCATCCGACTCATCTTCCACTAGCAACCCTCGTTCTACTAGAGAAATGAACGAAACGGAAGTAAATGATTCTCTTTCATCTGAACGATCCAGGTTGTTTTATCCAGAAGGTAGCCTGGCAGTTAATAGCGAGGAAAATCAGACTACTTCACCCCCCAGAGTATGGAAGTTACATAGAGGTACTGGTGGAAAATATTATCGTGTTGATGCAAGAGACGCAGGAAATATTTTTGTAAAAATTAAAGTGAAATTAAGTGGTAGAAACGCCCAAGATATAGCAAATGTTCAGGAAATGGAAGATGGCATTGAAAAAAAATCGACAACATTTGGTTATATAGTAAATCTGGAATTTGTAAATACTGGGGGTAACGATGTTTTTAATGTTGGAGTTGACCTTTCCAAATGGACAACTTCCGGCAATTGGGCAAGTGGAGTTAACGCGCTCGCACATGAAATGCATCATCTAATGGGATTAGATGATAGATATAACTATATAGATGCCCATGCGGCGAATGCTGATATGGATATGACGGACAGGGTTTATTGGTTTAGACAGCAAATGAACAGAAGTGGTGCCATTAACGATGCTGATTCAATTATGAATGATCATGATGCGGGCAATATGCAAGCAGATGACATAGCTGGAGTAGCACATATTTCTGAAGCATCCGTTGTAACGGGTCAACAAGTCAGAAATGATTTAATCACGAACATCCGGAGAAAAGCCGCAATTAGGGTTTCAATTGCATATCTGAGAATAAATGGAACAAATCCACATTTTGACAGGTTCAGACAACTACAGTATGTTAGAGGATTAATTGCACCTGATATTGTAAATCTCGAGCAGATAGCAGAAATATTATCAAGAATGCTTTCAATAATTATGGGAGGGACAATAAATGTTGGCCCAGAAATAGACTCATGCACTAGCTGGGCAGCTTACGTAATTGGAAATAGAGTTCCGATTCATTTATGTAGCAGATTCTTTGCCCTTTCCGAAGAGCAGCAAATCAGGACTTTGATACACGAATCCGCTCATGCAGTTGGCATTGGACAGAGAATAGGTGAATCATACTTTCCATATTATGATTGTACCCCATCAACGGATGATAATTGGTCAGTAGCAGATGCTTGGGCAAGATACATTAATTGCAACAGTGGTCAAACACCTGATAGGGGTGAGCAAGTTACTGGTTCTCTTCATTCCGCTCATTAA
- a CDS encoding phage late control D family protein, with amino-acid sequence MGLDILICVNDIPNQNLTQNVNSVEVYEKIDSNTSYKLNFAVDICDGDIAQSIETDTAPDTILSVMANVNDALVCLVKGPITMQQTQLKHGGAGSSLHIEGEDTGQMLDHGPVFQVTDSSTDSDIASNIISNHSMTPNVEPTPESTHDENNHSHVQRESDLNLLRSLARRNGFHFWITYSNNGEATGHFKPRSLDSESANTLIINNENNNIEQLQISSDSTRPSRTEGRQINVRTLSIIGNGTTLNDTSLGSHSLSEANGSSQQTIHLAPVVDDAGALSARSLGALRDAQWFIKATGQTSLHQLCDIVRVHTIVKVDGAGSRHSGKYYVTGVKHKIDSTAYIMEFELERNAWGN; translated from the coding sequence ATGGGGTTAGACATTTTAATATGTGTTAATGATATTCCCAATCAAAACCTCACCCAAAATGTGAATAGCGTGGAGGTATATGAGAAAATAGATTCTAATACTTCCTATAAGTTAAATTTTGCCGTAGATATTTGTGATGGGGATATTGCTCAAAGCATTGAAACCGATACCGCTCCGGATACTATTTTGAGTGTAATGGCGAATGTTAATGATGCGTTGGTATGTCTGGTTAAGGGGCCAATTACCATGCAACAGACCCAACTTAAACATGGTGGCGCGGGCTCATCACTGCATATTGAAGGAGAGGATACCGGTCAGATGCTAGATCACGGCCCGGTTTTTCAGGTAACAGATTCGTCTACCGACTCGGATATTGCCTCCAATATCATAAGCAATCACTCAATGACTCCCAATGTGGAACCAACGCCTGAATCTACCCACGACGAAAACAACCACAGCCATGTTCAAAGGGAATCAGACCTTAACTTATTGAGAAGCTTGGCACGACGCAACGGATTTCATTTCTGGATAACCTATTCAAATAATGGAGAAGCTACCGGACATTTTAAACCAAGAAGTTTAGACTCAGAATCTGCAAACACCCTCATTATAAATAACGAGAACAATAATATCGAGCAGTTGCAGATAAGTTCAGATTCAACTCGCCCTTCAAGGACCGAAGGAAGACAAATTAATGTCAGGACATTGAGCATAATTGGTAACGGAACAACTTTGAACGATACCTCTCTAGGTTCCCACAGTTTGTCCGAAGCAAATGGAAGTTCACAGCAAACCATCCATTTAGCTCCCGTTGTTGATGATGCAGGCGCTTTATCAGCTAGGAGCTTAGGGGCGTTGAGAGATGCGCAATGGTTTATAAAAGCTACGGGGCAAACCAGTTTACATCAACTTTGTGATATAGTACGAGTGCATACAATTGTCAAAGTGGATGGAGCAGGAAGCAGACATAGTGGAAAATATTATGTTACCGGGGTGAAACATAAGATTGATTCCACCGCATATATAATGGAATTTGAACTGGAAAGAAATGCTTGGGGTAATTAA
- a CDS encoding phage baseplate assembly protein V, which produces MGDQLAQQLLEWTRSKFFGKYRGLVVDNNDPTQRGRVKVKVPAVLSDLEIWALPCLPYTGDNVGIYTIPDADAGVWVEFEGGNPSFPIWTGGFWADDQLPRNEKNDEPTPSLRMMRSQKGLMITFNDDTEVITISDSDGNNIMTFESQTGKIKIQANLKVVVEAPAIELVENATHPLVFGDDLIQYLNQMVQTFNSHMHPGELAAGVLPVTPMIPVPPMPPATPSLLSTKVKTG; this is translated from the coding sequence ATGGGTGATCAGTTAGCACAGCAGCTATTGGAATGGACGCGGAGTAAGTTTTTTGGAAAATACCGCGGACTGGTCGTGGATAACAATGACCCAACCCAAAGAGGCCGGGTAAAGGTCAAGGTTCCGGCAGTATTAAGCGATCTTGAGATTTGGGCTCTACCCTGTTTACCGTATACAGGAGATAATGTTGGAATTTATACTATTCCCGACGCAGATGCTGGAGTGTGGGTTGAATTTGAAGGTGGTAATCCTTCCTTTCCCATTTGGACAGGAGGCTTTTGGGCAGATGACCAATTACCCCGAAATGAAAAGAATGACGAACCTACTCCCTCCCTTCGTATGATGAGAAGTCAAAAAGGGTTAATGATAACCTTTAACGACGATACCGAAGTAATTACCATAAGTGATTCGGATGGAAATAATATAATGACCTTCGAATCACAAACAGGCAAAATAAAAATTCAGGCAAATTTAAAAGTGGTCGTGGAAGCTCCAGCTATCGAACTAGTTGAAAATGCCACCCATCCATTGGTTTTTGGAGATGACCTGATACAATATCTCAACCAGATGGTACAGACTTTTAATAGTCACATGCATCCCGGGGAACTGGCTGCCGGAGTACTGCCTGTTACCCCGATGATTCCTGTACCCCCAATGCCCCCAGCTACACCAAGTCTTTTATCTACAAAAGTAAAAACAGGATAA
- a CDS encoding GPW/gp25 family protein produces MNNQIHSIRYPFAIDDGFGKLAEERSYDQHIIQMIRQVLFTNPGERINRPDFGCGIRRMVFAPNSDVSANLTQVIINQALQKYLGNVIEVNEVKVESIDERLEINIVFLIKATQQRKYLNLEVTL; encoded by the coding sequence ATGAATAATCAAATCCATAGTATACGATATCCTTTTGCAATAGACGATGGATTCGGGAAACTGGCTGAAGAAAGAAGCTATGACCAGCATATAATCCAAATGATAAGGCAGGTATTGTTTACAAATCCGGGAGAGAGAATCAATCGTCCTGATTTTGGCTGTGGTATCCGTCGAATGGTTTTCGCCCCAAACAGTGATGTAAGCGCCAATCTTACCCAAGTAATAATTAACCAAGCTCTGCAAAAATATTTGGGAAACGTAATCGAGGTCAACGAAGTTAAGGTTGAGAGTATTGATGAAAGACTGGAAATCAATATTGTGTTTTTAATAAAGGCTACACAACAACGGAAATATTTAAATCTTGAGGTAACGTTATGA